The following proteins come from a genomic window of Alosa sapidissima isolate fAloSap1 chromosome 22, fAloSap1.pri, whole genome shotgun sequence:
- the rpl18a gene encoding 60S ribosomal protein L18a, which yields MKASGTLREYKVIGRLLPSAKNPNPPLYRMRIFAPNHVVAKSRFWYFVSQLRKMKKASGETVYCGLVHEKTPLKVKNFGIWLRYDSRSGTHNMYREYRDLTTSGAVTQCYRDMGARHRARAHSIQIMKVQVIAANKCRRPAIKQFHDSKIKFPLPHRVLRRQHKPRFTTKRPNTFF from the exons ATGAAGGCGTCTGGCACA CTTAGGGAGTATAAAGTCATTGGGCGCCTCTTGCCCTCTGCCAAGAACCCTAACCCTCCCTTATACCGCATGAGGATCTTCGCCCCTAACCATGTGGTGGCCAAGTCCCGCTTCTGGTACTTCGTCTCCCAGTTGAGGAAGATGAAGAAGGCTTCAGGCGAGACGGTCTACTGTGGACTG GTCCATGAGAAGACTCCCCTGAAGGTTAAGAACTTTGGCATCTGGCTGCGTTATGACTCCCGTAGTGGAACTCACAACATGTACAGAGAGTACAGAGACCTGACCACTTCTGGGGCTGTTACTCAGTGCT ATCGGGATATGGGTGCACGCCATCGTGCTCGTGCTCACTCCATCCAGATCATGAAGGTGCAAGTGATCGCAGCCAACAAATGTCGCAGACCTGCCATCAAGCAGTTCCAC GACTCCAAGATCAAGTTCCCTCTGCCCCACCGGGTTCTTCGTCGCCAGCACAAGCCCCGCTTCACCACCAAGAGACCAAACACCTTCTTCTAA